One genomic window of Arachis stenosperma cultivar V10309 chromosome 10, arast.V10309.gnm1.PFL2, whole genome shotgun sequence includes the following:
- the LOC130957032 gene encoding uncharacterized protein LOC130957032: MELMQLKQGNTTVAEYARKFDDLCRFSQICQGNPADFEEWKCLKFEGGLREDLISSVVPLEIRNFAELVNKSKLVEECSKKVAIARADHREALGRDFIQYLAPQGRNFKFNGQFDRQNRNQRNGNFLARNNGNYDNNNLGEEEGGQSQQTQDISVCSRCGKDHGNRACRYGTHTCFSCGEYGHISRNCPKRFVRNPARPQQQGRVFTVTAGNTNAYNSSTRGEYHTMVLFVLDNTITSYAHVKF; encoded by the coding sequence ATGGAACTTATGCAACTGAAACAGGGTAACACAACCGTTGCAGAATATGCCCGTAAGTTTGATGACTTGTGCCGTTTCTCCCAGATTTGTCAAGGGAATCCTGCTGACTTTGAAGAATGGAAGTGTTTGAAGTTCGAAGGGGGCCTTCGTGAGGATCTGATAAGTTCAGTAGTTCCATTAGAGATACGAAATTTTGCTGAACTGGTGAATAAAAGTAAACTAGTGGAAGAATGTTCGAAAAAGGTGGCGATAGCTCGAGCAGATCATAGGGAAGCCTTAGGAAGAGACTTTATTCAATATCTAGCCCCTCAAGGTCGTAACTTTAAGTTCAATGGTCAGTTCGATCGCCAAAATAGGAATCAACGAAATGGTAACTTTCTCGCTCGTAACAATGGCAACTACGACAACAATAATCTGGGAGAGGAAGAAGGAGGTCAATCTCAGCAAACTCAGGATATTTCAGTATGCTCCAGGTGTGGGAAGGATCATGGTAATAGAGCTTGTAGATATGGGACACACACTTGTTTCTCTTGCGGAGAGTATGGACATATATCGAGGAATTGCCCAAAAAGGTTTGTTCGAAATCCAGCTAGGCCACAACAACAAGGAAGGGTTTTTACCGTAACTGCTGGCAACACTAATGCATATAATTCTTCCACTCGAGGTGAGTACCACACTATGGTTTTGTTTGTGTTAGATAATACTATAACTTCTTATGCGCATGttaaattttga